The following DNA comes from Sandaracinaceae bacterium.
CTCCCGTAGGAAGTGCTCCGCCATCGCTTCGGCGATGATCAGGTCGATGTCGTCGCCCCCGAGGAAGCTGTCGCCCGCGGTCGCGACGACCTCGAACACGTCCTTGTCGAGGTCGAGGATGGTGAGGTCGAACGTGCCGCCGCCCAGGTCGAACACGGCGACGCGCTCCGCGCGGTCCTTGCCGTAGCCGTATGCCAGCGCCGCGGCCGTGGGCTCGTTGATGATGCGCGCGACCTCGAGGCCTGCGACGCGCCCCGCCGCCTTGGTGGCGCTGCGCTGCAGCTCGTTGAAGTTCGCGGGGACGGTGATGACCGCGCGGTTGACTGGCTGGCCGATGCGCGCCTCGGCGATGCGACGCACCTCGCGCAGCACGAACGCGCTGATCTCGGTCAGCGTGTAGGTCTCGTCGCGTACGCTGACGACCACGCCTCCACTCCCGCTCTCGGTCAGCTCGAACGCGAAGCGTGACTTCGCCGTGGCGACCTCGGGGCTCTTGAAGGGACGGCCGATGAGGCGCTTGATCGAGTAGACCGTGTTGCGTGCGTCGATCAGCCGCCGGTCGCGAGCCTCTTCGCCGACGAGGATGCGACGCTCGGGGTGGAAGGACACGACGGACGGGATCAGCCGGTTGCCGGCTTCGTCGGCCAGCACGGTGACCTGCTCACCGTCCGCCACCGCGACGACGGAATTCGTCGTGCCGAGGTCGATTCCTAGAATGATGCCGCTCATCGAGTCTCAGGGGTGGGGGCCGACGAGGCCCCGGAGGGTGATGCTGCCAGAAGCGCCCGCTCCTGACTACCATGACCGGTTTTCGACGGAAGTTCGGCCTCGTGGGAGGCGCCAGCCAAAAATATCGTGCACAAAACTGGACGCGTGATCAGTGGTCGGATGACACTGAACGCATGAACCGTGAACAACTGATCCTGGGTACCCTGTTCTCTCTCTTCGACCTCGCCAACGAGCTCGGCCACACCGAGTCGGTGCGCGTCGCGCGCATCGCCGGGCGTCTGGGTGTGCCCACGTTGGCCGTCCGGGCGGCTCTCGCGCACCTCGAAGAGCGGGACTTGGTGGACGCGGAGCGTGTGCGTCTCACGCTGCGCGGTCTCTCGGTGTCCGCCGCCTTCCGAAGCCAGCAAGCCACGCAGTCGCCTGCGCGCGCGGCGTGAACCGGGAAGTTCGCGTCCTCGCGTGGGAGCGACCCTATTCGTGGGTCTGGCGCTTGGCACTTGGCTTGCGGCGCTTGCGCTTCGGCTTGTCGGGCTTGGCGTCGACGGTCCGGGTCGCCGCGGTCGTTCGGGTCGTCGTGGCCCCCTTTGCCGCCTTGGTCGCTCTGGAGGCTGGGCGAGCGCCTCCTACTTTCCCAGGCCGCGCAGGATCATCGCCGACGCGCGCGGTCGCGTTCGCTTCGCTCGACGCGGCGGGCGGATCCCCTCCGCGGCGGGCTCGCGGCGCGGCCTTGCGACTGGCCTTTGCCGGCCCCCCGCTCTCCCCCGACTTGTGTTGCGTGGGCGTGCGCGTGGGCGGCGTTGGTGTCGAGCGTGCCGCCTCCGCCTTGGTCTCGGTGACGAGGGGCGGCGGGGCGGGTGGCGTGGCCGGCGGCTGCGTCGAGGCGAGGGCCGGGTCGGGCGCCGGCTCGGCGGGCATGTTGGCGGGCGCCGGCTCGGCGGGCATGTTGGCGGGCGCCGGCTCAACAGGCTTATTGGCGGGGTCTGGCTCCACAGGCACAGCAGCGGCCGGAACAGCGTGCGTTTCGGGACGTGCCGCAGCTCGGGGGACGGGCGCTGGCTCGCTCGACGCCGCGGCTGGCGGGAACTGGGACGCGCGGTGAGCGCGCGCGGCCTGCAGCAGCTCGTCGAGCGAGTCGGCGGTCATGCGCGCCATGTCCCAGACGTCGGGCACGAGCTCGGCGTCCACCAAGAAGCTGAAGTCGATGGCGTCCAGGTAGCTCATCAGCGTCAGATTCAGCCCCGCGCCCTCCATGACGGGGCCCAGCGGATAGATGGCCTCGAGACGCGCACCCTCGAGGAACAGCGGATAGCGCGGCCCCGGCACGTTGCTGATGACCAGATTGTGGATGGGACGGTGACGGTTGGCGAGGTTGCGCGTGGAGTAGAAGCGCACGGCGGACGCGAACACGCTCGGGCCCGCCAGCTCGGCCCAGTTCTGCAGCGTGTCGGCCCCCAGCGCGTTGTGCTCCGCCTTGGCGCCCTTGGTGGTCTTGTGGATCTCCTTCAGGCGCTCGACGGGGTCTTCGATGTTCGTGTACAGGCACACGAACATGGCGCTCACCTTGTTGTTGGCCTGACCGAGCTCCTCTTTCTGCCGCACGGACATCGGACACACCGCCGTCAGGGGGGCACTGGGTAGCGCGCCCCGCTCCATCAGGTAGCGCCGCAGCACGCTCCCCGCGATGGCGAGCACCACGTCGTTCACGGTGGTGCCGAACGCGTTCTTGATGTCCTTGATGGTCTCGAGCGGCACGCGCGCGTTGGCGAGCTTGCGCCGCGCGCTGACCGCCCCGTTCCAGGGTGTGCGCGGCGCCACCAGCGGCGTGCCGCCAGGGTCCTGCTCGGGGTCGCGGCGGCGCTTCACCACTGTGTCCACGAAGCGCACCGACTGGCTCAGCACGTTCGCGAACTGGGCAGGCGCCTTGAGCTTCGAACGCAGCGCGAAGCTCACCATCTCGAGGTCGCTCGGGATCCGGTCTGGCTCGCGTGGGGGGACAGGCTTGTCTGGTTCACGCGTGGGGCTGGACTGCAGGAGGTGCATCACGAGCTCCGAGCCAGCCACACCGTCCACGGCGGCATGGTGGAACTTCATGAACAGGCAAAAGCGACCACCCTCGAGGCCCTCGATCACCCACGCCTCCCACAGAGGACGCGAGCGATCGAGCGGCGTGCTGTAGATGCGGCCGACCATCGCGCCCAGCTCTTCCTCCCCGCCAGGCGCCGGCAGCGCGACGTGCCGTACGTGATGGATGACGTCGAAGTCTGGGTCGTCCACCCACAGGGGGTGGTGGAGATCGAGGGGCACGTGGACCAATCGGCGGCGCAGCGCGTAGTGCTCCTGCGCCGCCCGCGCGATGCGCTCCGAGATGGTGTGGAACGAGTAGCCCCCGGGCATGTCCTCGGGGGAGAACACGCACGCAAACCCCACGTGCATCTGCACTTGCGGGGTCTCCATGTACAAAAACGAGGCGTCCAGTCCGGTGAGTCGCTCCATCGAGTCCTCTCGAAAGGCGGGAGTGTATCACCTCGGGGCGACCACGCGCGGCGAGTGTGCTGCGTGGACCGGATCATTTCCGGGGCCGCGGGCGCTCGCGTATCGAGTACGCTAATAGACCGCACCATGACGCGCCGTGATACACGCCGTCCCCCCGCGGACGAGGCCCGACCGCGTGTCCTGTTCGTGGACGACGAACGGCATGTGCAGCGCGCGTTCGAGCAGGCGACCTATGCGCTGGGCGTCGTGGTCGAGCTAGCCAACAGCGCGACGCAGGCCTTGCGAGCGGTCGAGCGCTCGCACTTCGACGTCATCGCGGTCGACCTCAGCATGCCCGGGCTGGACGGTCTCGCCATGGTGGAGCGTCTGCGCGAGGTCAGCCCCTCGAGCGCGTTCGTGCTGGTGAGCGGCGCCCCGTCGTTGGAGCTGCCGTCGCGTCCGGACGTGCATCTCGACGCGCTGGTGGTGGTCAAGCCCTGGGATCCGCAGGTGCTCAAGACGACCCTGCTCGAGGCGCTCGAGCGCGCCGAGGAGCTCGCGCTGCGACCTTCGACGGAGCCACTGGCCTCGGTCGAGGTGAGCCTGCTCATGCTCGACGTGGATGGCGCGCGCGCGCAGGCGACGCTCTCGACGCTGCGCGCCGCGGGGGCATGCGCGGTCGATTGCCACGCGGTAGCGTCCCTCGCGGCGGGTCTGGACGCGCTCGACGAGGGACACTTCGACCTCTTGTTGATGGACATGAGCGTGACCGAAGGCGTCGGGATGGAGGCGCTGCTGCGGCTGCGGCTGGCCTCGCCCGACAGCGCCATCGTGGTCCTCTCCGCGCGCTGGGACGAGACCAGCGCGCGTCACGCGGTGCAGCTCGGCGCGCAGGATTGCCTCGAGCACCAGCTCGGTGAGCACGCACAGCTCCGGCGTGCGTTGTTGTTCGCCGTCGAACGCAAGCGCTTCGAGCGCAGGTCCGCCTACATCGCTCGCTACGACTACCTGACCGGTCTCCCCAATCGCGCCAGCTTCCGCGACCGTCTCGCGCACGCGCTCGCCCGGTTCCGCCGTGAAGACCAAGCCTTCGCCGTGCTGCTCGTGGACATCGACGACTTCCGCTCCGTCAACGAGGCGCTGGGCCAGGCGGCCGGCGACCGCTTCTTGCGCGAGGTGGCGCACCGCATCCAGCAGTGCCTCCGCGAAGGCGACACGCTCGCGCGGCTCGAGCGGGACGAGTTCGCGGTCATCCTCGAAGGGCCGGTCTCCCGCGACGGCGTGGCGGAGATCGGGCGCCGAGTACGCGAGGTGATGCGCGAGCCGCTGCGCCTCGGCGAGACCGACGTCGTGCCGCGCGCCAGCATCGGCGCGGCGCTGTGCCCGGACACGGGCGACACGGTCGAGGCGCTGATCGACGCCGCCGACTCCGCCATGTACGGCGGCAAGCGGCACGGCGGAGATCGATTCACGATCGCTGGCCAGGTGAGCACCACGGCGGCGCTCTCGCGTCTCCGGCAGGAGGGGCAGCTGCGCTACGCCCTCGAGCGCAACCAGTTCACGCTCGAGTACCAGCCCAAGTGGTCGCCGGCGCTGGGCCGCACCGTGGGGGTCGAGGCGCTCATCCGCTGGCGCAACATCAACGGCGAGGTCATCCCGCCCAACGAGTTCGTCCCCGTCTTGGAGTCGCTCGGGCTGATCGTCCCAGTGGGCGCCTGGGTCATCGACACCGCCATCGCGCAGCTCGCGCGCTGGCACCGCGCCGGCGCGCGCGACCTGCACCTGGCGGTCAACCTCTCGCCCATCCAGCTCGAAGACGACGGCGTGCTCGATACGATTCGGCTGGCTCTCGAGCGTCACGCGCTGGCCGAGTCGCTGCTGGAGGTGGAGATCACCGAGACGACCCTGCTGCGCTCCACGTCCCAGGCCCACTTCGTCCTCGGCGAGCTGCGCCGACGCGGGGTGCGTGTCGCCCTCGACGACTTCGGCACGGGACACTCGAGCCTCGCCAACCTCGCCACCTTCGAGGTCGACTCGCTCAAGATCGATCGGTCCTTCGTGCTGGCCGACAACCCGCGCAGTCAGGCCATCGTCGCGTCCATCATCGATCTGGCGCACCGGCTCGGGCTCACGGTGGTGGCGGAAGGAGTCGAGACGCAGGCGCAACACGACGGGCTGGTCGTGGCCGGGTGCGACCTCCTGCAGGGCTATCTCCTCGGTCGCCCCACGCCCGCCGACCAGCTCCCCATGGCGACCGCCTCCGAGTGAGGGCGCGTCCGCGTACGTCGTGCCCTGACCTCGCGCACGTCCGCGCTCGACACCCCGCGGGGAGCAGGCTCGGCCCGTGCTGGGCATCGGTCCGCCCCGCGTGCCACCATGAGATGTGCGTTCCCCCACGCCGACCGGACGCTGCTCGCTCGTGCCGCCCATCCATCGTGGCGGGGCTGGAGGGTGGCGCATCGCGGGGGGGGTGATGGCCTTGATCTGCGTGGCCTGCGGTCCCGCCGACCCGAGTCCGGCGGACGAGTCCCGGGCGCCCAACGCCGGCCAGGTCGCGCCGGGACGGCACGAGGGCGAGCCCGAGACGCCCCGACCCCCGCAGCCTGGGCCCAGCGCGCGGGAGCGCTGTGGTGACGAGGCGATCCCGCTCTACGAGGCCGGGCGGCACACGGGTGACGTGTGCCCCGACGAGCTCGCGGCGCGTGGGCTGACCGTGCTGGACACCAGCCCCTCCTGGGCCGCGCCCGTGTTCGACGAGGACCCCGCGCTCGGCGAGGCCGGGGTCCAGCCCTATCGCGCGGTGCTGCTGGCCCTCGCTGACGAGCGCTTCGAGGATCTGCCGGAGGACGTCGCGCCGGAGCGCTTCCTCGAACTCTTCGGCATCTTCCCCACGCTGCGTGTGGTGCACCAGCGTCTCGGTCAGGCGGAGCGACACGCGTGCCACGAGTCCGTCGACGACACCAACCTGGCCCTCCTGACCGAGGAGCTCCGGCCGTGGGGCGATCGGGATGCACGCATCGCGCGCGTGCGCCGCGTGGCGTGGGAGCGGCACCGGCTCGAGCTGGCGCGCGAGGCGCGCGGTGTTCCCGACATCCACGCGCTCGCGACGGACGAGCGCTATGGGGCCGACTACGAGCGCTACACGACTGACCGCATCCCGGTGGACGGCGTCCGCGAGCTGGTCGCCCACCTCCGCTGTGACGGGCTGCTCCCCGAGCGCGTCACGGACGGAGTCTTCGATGGCTACCTGGTGGACTCGCTGACCGAGTTCCAGCGGCGCCACATGGTGACCAACGCGGGCATCGTCGATGCAGCGACGCGCGACGCGTTCCTGCAGGACAGCCGCGAGGCGGACTTCGGCACGTTGCTGCGCGTGCTGCGCGAGCGGGTGGTCAGCGCCACCGGCCTCATCGAGGACGGGTCGGCGGGGCACGCATGGGGCACCGTATTGGGGCGCAAGCTCGACACCCCGGAGTTCCACATCGAGGCCGGCCACCCCCCCGCGCCCGACGCCGCCCCGGACCTCATCTCCCCGGCCACGGAGGCGGCAGCCCGCGCGCTCGGTTGGACGGACCCCGAGGCCGCGACCGTCGCGGTGGGTGAGCTGCTCGAGGCCGGGTACGCCCGGGTCGCGCTCTCCCTCCCGCCGCTGCCCGCGTATCACGGGCCTCACATGACGTTGCGCGCCGAGATCGACCGAGGTGACGTGTACTACGACTACCCTTACACGAGCTCGGGCGCGCACGTGTACCAGCCGACGAGTCGCCGCCCGGTCATCACGCTCTTCGCGGCACACGAGGGGCGCGAGGTGGCGCTGCTGCGTTGGCCCACCACCATCGGCGGCTGGAAGACGGAGCGGGCTCCCGGCGGCGGCCTCGCGATGAGCTACAAGGAGTCTCCCGTGGGGGAGCGCATCTGGCGAGACGTCATCGCCAGCCCAGCGTGGCTGCCCCCCCCGAGCACCCCCAACGAGGACATGGTGCGGCGTGTGCCCGGCGTCGGCTATCGCGCCAACCGCTCCCTGTTCGGGCCCAGCTACCGGAGCGCGTATGGGCTGGTGATGCTCATGCACCACCGGGTCATGCCCAACCGGGCCGAGGACGACCCGGGTCGCTACCAGGACGAAGGCATCCGCGTACACGGGTCGGTGAGCTACCGCTCCATCGTGCGCGGGACCAGCCATGGGTGTCACCGTCTCTACAACCACCTCGCCGTCCGCTTGGCCGGCTTCGTCCTCGAGCACCGTGCGCACCGGCGCCACGGGTCGCTGGCGGTGCGCTTCGCAAAGCGTTTCAACTATTTAGGCTCGTTCATCAACTTTCGTATCGAGTCGCGTGGGTACCGCTACGAGCTGACACCCCCCGTGCCCGTCGAGGTGCTCGAGGGCGTGGTGCGAGGCTCGCGGACACGCCCAGTGCCCGGCATTCGGCGTTTGGCGGGTCGCGCCGCCTCGGCCGCAGCGGCGGACACCGCCGACTGATGGCGGGCGCCGCGGCGGCGTAGGCTCCAGCCTACGCTTGCAACCCCCTCCGAAACTTTTTCCGTAGGTAGAAACCCACAGATTTTTGAGCCCCCATCACCATGGGGAAGGAAATTCCCGTCATGCCGGTAATTTCTGATCTAGATTGGGACTTGGCCCGTACATTGCTTTGGAGCACAACATCATGGCCAACCTTCGCCTCTTGCTCGTTCTCGCGGATTCAACCCTTGGCTCGCTCATCGTCGACGCCTTCGCTGGGCTGGGCGACGTGAAGCACGTGACGAGCCTGGACGAAGCGCTCGTGGAGCTCCGCGCGACACGCTACGTCGCGGTCGCGTGGTCCCCTGCCGAGCACCCGCGCTCGGGCGCGGGCTTTCCCGAGCTGGTCCGGCACCTCCACCCGGGTGTGCGCATGCTCTCCGCGCACGCCCACCTCGTGCCGCACATCGTGACCCTCGCCGGGCTACGGCCGCGGCCCGTCTACGACTGGCAGGTGCGGCCCCGCGTGAGCGACGCCCTCGTCGACGCGATGGTGGCGAGCGAGGACGACCCGGTGTTCGACGGCCCCCACATCAACTGAGCCGGGCAGGCGTGCGTATCCGAGCGGATACGCGATTGGTTTCAACGAGTTGCAGCGTGGTCTGGCGAGTCGTCATGGTGTCTGCGTGACCCCCTCACGTCCTCGGAGAACCTCATGACCACGCTACGACTCTGGCTCACGCTCCCCCTCCTCCTCGCTGCCTTCGCCTCGGGGTGCGCCAACGCCCCAGGCAGCCACTCGAACGGCCTCGCGGGCGACGGAAGCGTCGCGAGCCCCTGCGACGACAAGGTGTGCGACGGCGGTCGACACTGCGAACTGCGGGTGCCTCCCTGCGCGCCCGATAGCCCCGCGTGCGAGCCGGTCGCCGTGTGCGTGGACGACGTCGTCTCCGAGGACTGTGGCGGGGTCACGTGCGCCCTGCATGAGCGCTGCGCGTGGGTGCCCACGCCATGCGCCCCGGGGCAAGCCGTGTGTGAGGCCCAAGTCTGCGTGCTGGACGTCGAGCGGCTGTGCGCGCAGCAGGTCTGCCCCAGCGGGACGCGCTGCGAGCCCCTCGCGGAGCCGTGCGGCGGAGACGACGGTGCGTGCGCGCTCTACGTGCACTGTGTCGACGACGAGCCCGCGCCGTGTACGCCTGACGACTGTGGGCCGCAGCCCCCGACCCTCCCGTGCGCGGACGAGTCTCCCTCGCAAGCCTGCGACAGGGAGGAGACTGGGGAGTGTGGCTGGCGTCAGCTGGCGTGCCCTCACGTCGGGGAGCCGTGTACCGGATGCGAGCCGTGTCCGATCCCGGAATTCGGGGAGTGTCAGTGGACGGAAATTGGTGTCTGCTCACAGGTCAGCGCCAGCTGCGTGTAGGTCAGCCTCGAACGCACCACCGTGCCCCGCTCCAACGTCGACATCTTCCAGTTCCTCGACTACCGCACCTACCTCCGCGCCTTCTACGACGCGGAGAAGGCCGCCGCGCCGACGTTCTCGTTTCGGGCGTTCTCCATGCGCGCCGGGGTCGCGTCGCCCAACCATTTGAAGCGCATCATGGACGGCGAGCGCAGCCTCAAGGGCGAGCTCGTCGAGCGCTACGCCAAGGTGCTGGGGCTGGGACCGAGCGAGCGCCGCTACTTCGAGGCGCTCGTGTCCTTCACGGACGCAGCGGACAGCCGGCAGCGTGAGGAGGCCTATCGCGTGCTGCGCTCGTTCCGGCAGTACCAAGAGGCGCACCAGCTGGACGAACGACACGCCGCGTACCACGAGTCCTGGTACATCCCCGCGATCCGCGAGCTGGCCGGGCGCCACGACTTCCGCGACGACCCCCGCTGGGTGGCGCGGCAGCTACGTCCACGGATCCGCGTGAAGGAGGCTCGCGACGCCCTCGTGACCCTCGAGGAGCTGGGGTTGCTGCAGCGCGTCGACGGAGCGCTCACCAAGGTGGACGCCGTGCTCACGACTGGCGCGCAGACGCGCGGCGCACACATCACGCGCTACCATCGCGTCATGCTGGAGTGCGCCTCGCAAGCCATCGACGAGTTCCCGGCGAGCGAACGCGATCTCTCCGCGCTGACGTGCTGCGTCGACGAAGCCACGCTGCCGGTGCTACGCGCGATGATCGCCGACTTTCGAAGACAGTGCGTGGCGGTGGCCGAGCAGTCGCGCCGACCCGCCCGCGTGGTGCAGCTCAACATCCAGCTCTTCCCGCTCAGCGAGACCGCCGAAGGAGCGACCGAGTGACCCCGACGCCGCGCGTCGTGCGCGCCCTCTTCCTGTCCGCCGCGCTCACGGTTGCGTCCACCGGCTGCACCAGCACGGAGACAGGCAACCCTCCGGCCCAGCCCGAGACGGGCCTCGACGCGGGGCGCATCACGCTCTTCACCATCCCGAACATGGGTGACCCGTTCTTGCTGAGCGGGATGGCGGACGAGGCGTTGGCGGCCGGGGGGACGCTGCGGGTGACCGCCGTGGAGACCGACCTGCCCGCCGCGGTGACGCCGATCGGCACGTCGCCCGCGACCTTCTCGATCGCGCTTCCCGCTGGGTTCGAGGGGTGGCTGCGCTTGCAGGTGATCCGCGCCGATGGCGAGCGCCTGGGCCCCCTCGACGTGTTGCCGAGCGACATCGCGTTGGGTGCCGTAGAGCCGCTGCCGAGCCCCCTCCGAGACTGCCTCTCGGTCGTGGCCGACCTCGCGCTCGAGGGCGCGAGTGAGGCCATCGTGCGCCTCCAGAGCGACTGCCCCGAGACCCTGTCGTTCGAAGCGCCCACCACGCGACTCGGCTTGGTGGACGTCACGCCGGCCGAACCCTTCGAGCTCCTGCCGGGGCGGCGGGTGAGCTTGACGGTCGGTGTGGGCGCCCTCGCGGACGGTCAAGAGGACGTCGTGCTGCTCTTCGAGGCGGGCGGCGAACGCCGCGCCGTGACGATCACGTTCTGACAGCGACTGGATTCGCACCCCGTCCTCGAGCGCCACGACGTGCGGAGGGCCCCGCGTCGCCGCGCCGTGTCGTGCCGACGAGGGTTGGCGCGCACGCGCCCTGCCCCTAGGCCCGTGCGCATGGCAGCCGCGCGCGTCCTCGTCCTCGGAGGCACCGGGTTCTACGGACAGCAGGTGGTGACCGCGCTGCGGCAGGCCGACGTGGGTGAGGTCGTGAGCGCCGCGCGCAGCGGGGCCGACGTGCGCGTCGACCTCGGCGACCCTGCCACCTTTGGTGCGCTGCGCGACTACACGGCCGTGGTCAACGCGTCCGACAGCGTGCGCGCCAAGCCCGACGCCGCCCTACGCTACGCCCTGGCGGAGGGTCTGCTGTGGATCGAGATGGGCGCGGATCCAGAGCTCGCCCAGCGGGCCCTCACGCTGGACGTGGCGCCGGCGCGAGGCACCGTCGTATTGGGGGCGGGCATCTTTCCGGGTCTCAGTACGGCCATGGCCGTGGCGCTCGCCGGCAACGACGCCGAGCGCGTCGAGCTGGGGATCCGCATCTCGCCGCTGTCGGGGGCGGGTCGGGGCAACTGCGCGCTCATGACCCACACGCTGGCGCTGCCCTCGGTGCGCTACGAGGGCGGGCTGCGGACGCGTGGGCGCACGGTGGGTGAGCGCGTCGACACCCTGTTCTTCGGCGGCGAGCGCCAGATGGCGGCGGAGATGGCGCTCCCGGACGTCGACTTGATCGCGCGTGCCACGCGCGCTCCCCACGTGCGAACTCGCTTCGCGCTGCAACCCGGCGCGCTCTTGCACAGCTTCCGCGCGCTTGCCTGGCTCGCCGACCGCTTGGGTACTCTGCGCGGCGGGCTGCTGGCGGTCTCCTACGTGATGCTGCTCGGCGTGCGCGGCTTCGCGCTCCGCCGCGTCCGCTCGCGGGTTGACCTGAGCGTCCTGGTCGACGGGCCGAGCGGTCGCCGCACGCACATGGTGCGCGTGCCGGATGGAACTGGCGGAACCGCCCTCGCTCTCGCCGCGTTCGTGCGCGAGCTGCTCCAACGTCGGCTCCCTACGGGCATCGCGGTGGCGGGGCAGCTGGTGGACGCGGCGTCGGTCATGCGGCACATGCGCGTCCTGGGCGGTCCCGACGCCTGCCTCGAGGAGTACGGAGGCTAGCAGCGTCGCCCTCCCTCGCGCTGGCGGTCTGCGGCGTAGTGCTTCTTTCCGCCCCCACAAAAACAGGGGCAAACGAGCGGTGCGCGCTTGTGGGCGCGGCGCGAGAGCCGGCATGCTGCACGTCATGTCCACTCACCGCTCTCGCTATCGGTCTGTGTCCCTCGCGCGTCTCTCGTTGTGGCTGACCGTCAGCGGGGCTGGGGCGGTGTGTGTCGCTTGCGGCGACGGAAGCGGTGACGGCGCACCGCGCGATCAGAGCACCAGCGACGGCGCGGGTCCTGGTTCGGACGCGGCCGTCCCCAGGGACCTCGGCGCGGCGGATGATCAGGGTGGGCCGCAGTGCGGCAACGGTGTGCGCGAGGGGACCGAAGCGTGCGACGGCGCCGACTTGGCCGGCGCGTCGTGCGCGAACGTCACGACGGGAACGCCCGTCGGACAGCTCACGTGTACAGCCTGCGCGCTAGACACCACCGATTGTCGGGCCCCCACCGCAACGGACATGGACGCGGACGACGTCGTGGACGACCTGGACCCCGCTCCCAACGATCCGCGCGTGTGCGGCGACTCCGACTCGGACGGGTGCGACGACTGCTCGCTGCGCGAGCGGAGCCGCCCGGCCGACGACGGCTACGACCCGAACGGCGACGGCCAGTGCGAGTTGGCGCTCGACTATGCGTGCATGAACGGTGCGAACGCCGCGAGCGACCCCTATCGGACCGAGGCCTGCGTAGTGTTCGCCCACATCAACAACGACCGCGCGCACTTCTCGGCCGAGGCAGGTGGGGCAGGCCCGCTCGCGTGGAACGAGGACATCTGGGAGGTGGCCGTCGCGCACAGCATCAACATGTGCAACCGCGGGATCTTCGCGCACGTCATCGACATGAAGGGGCCCAGCGAGCGCGCCGCCGACGCGAACCTCGGCTTCAGCCTGGCGGAGAACATCTCGGCGAACCTCG
Coding sequences within:
- a CDS encoding wax ester/triacylglycerol synthase family O-acyltransferase yields the protein MERLTGLDASFLYMETPQVQMHVGFACVFSPEDMPGGYSFHTISERIARAAQEHYALRRRLVHVPLDLHHPLWVDDPDFDVIHHVRHVALPAPGGEEELGAMVGRIYSTPLDRSRPLWEAWVIEGLEGGRFCLFMKFHHAAVDGVAGSELVMHLLQSSPTREPDKPVPPREPDRIPSDLEMVSFALRSKLKAPAQFANVLSQSVRFVDTVVKRRRDPEQDPGGTPLVAPRTPWNGAVSARRKLANARVPLETIKDIKNAFGTTVNDVVLAIAGSVLRRYLMERGALPSAPLTAVCPMSVRQKEELGQANNKVSAMFVCLYTNIEDPVERLKEIHKTTKGAKAEHNALGADTLQNWAELAGPSVFASAVRFYSTRNLANRHRPIHNLVISNVPGPRYPLFLEGARLEAIYPLGPVMEGAGLNLTLMSYLDAIDFSFLVDAELVPDVWDMARMTADSLDELLQAARAHRASQFPPAAASSEPAPVPRAAARPETHAVPAAAVPVEPDPANKPVEPAPANMPAEPAPANMPAEPAPDPALASTQPPATPPAPPPLVTETKAEAARSTPTPPTRTPTQHKSGESGGPAKASRKAAPRARRGGDPPAASSEANATARVGDDPARPGKVGGARPASRATKAAKGATTTRTTAATRTVDAKPDKPKRKRRKPSAKRQTHE
- a CDS encoding EAL domain-containing protein — encoded protein: MTRRDTRRPPADEARPRVLFVDDERHVQRAFEQATYALGVVVELANSATQALRAVERSHFDVIAVDLSMPGLDGLAMVERLREVSPSSAFVLVSGAPSLELPSRPDVHLDALVVVKPWDPQVLKTTLLEALERAEELALRPSTEPLASVEVSLLMLDVDGARAQATLSTLRAAGACAVDCHAVASLAAGLDALDEGHFDLLLMDMSVTEGVGMEALLRLRLASPDSAIVVLSARWDETSARHAVQLGAQDCLEHQLGEHAQLRRALLFAVERKRFERRSAYIARYDYLTGLPNRASFRDRLAHALARFRREDQAFAVLLVDIDDFRSVNEALGQAAGDRFLREVAHRIQQCLREGDTLARLERDEFAVILEGPVSRDGVAEIGRRVREVMREPLRLGETDVVPRASIGAALCPDTGDTVEALIDAADSAMYGGKRHGGDRFTIAGQVSTTAALSRLRQEGQLRYALERNQFTLEYQPKWSPALGRTVGVEALIRWRNINGEVIPPNEFVPVLESLGLIVPVGAWVIDTAIAQLARWHRAGARDLHLAVNLSPIQLEDDGVLDTIRLALERHALAESLLEVEITETTLLRSTSQAHFVLGELRRRGVRVALDDFGTGHSSLANLATFEVDSLKIDRSFVLADNPRSQAIVASIIDLAHRLGLTVVAEGVETQAQHDGLVVAGCDLLQGYLLGRPTPADQLPMATASE
- a CDS encoding peptidoglycan-binding protein — translated: MPPIHRGGAGGWRIAGGVMALICVACGPADPSPADESRAPNAGQVAPGRHEGEPETPRPPQPGPSARERCGDEAIPLYEAGRHTGDVCPDELAARGLTVLDTSPSWAAPVFDEDPALGEAGVQPYRAVLLALADERFEDLPEDVAPERFLELFGIFPTLRVVHQRLGQAERHACHESVDDTNLALLTEELRPWGDRDARIARVRRVAWERHRLELAREARGVPDIHALATDERYGADYERYTTDRIPVDGVRELVAHLRCDGLLPERVTDGVFDGYLVDSLTEFQRRHMVTNAGIVDAATRDAFLQDSREADFGTLLRVLRERVVSATGLIEDGSAGHAWGTVLGRKLDTPEFHIEAGHPPAPDAAPDLISPATEAAARALGWTDPEAATVAVGELLEAGYARVALSLPPLPAYHGPHMTLRAEIDRGDVYYDYPYTSSGAHVYQPTSRRPVITLFAAHEGREVALLRWPTTIGGWKTERAPGGGLAMSYKESPVGERIWRDVIASPAWLPPPSTPNEDMVRRVPGVGYRANRSLFGPSYRSAYGLVMLMHHRVMPNRAEDDPGRYQDEGIRVHGSVSYRSIVRGTSHGCHRLYNHLAVRLAGFVLEHRAHRRHGSLAVRFAKRFNYLGSFINFRIESRGYRYELTPPVPVEVLEGVVRGSRTRPVPGIRRLAGRAASAAAADTAD
- a CDS encoding TIGR02147 family protein; this encodes MPRSNVDIFQFLDYRTYLRAFYDAEKAAAPTFSFRAFSMRAGVASPNHLKRIMDGERSLKGELVERYAKVLGLGPSERRYFEALVSFTDAADSRQREEAYRVLRSFRQYQEAHQLDERHAAYHESWYIPAIRELAGRHDFRDDPRWVARQLRPRIRVKEARDALVTLEELGLLQRVDGALTKVDAVLTTGAQTRGAHITRYHRVMLECASQAIDEFPASERDLSALTCCVDEATLPVLRAMIADFRRQCVAVAEQSRRPARVVQLNIQLFPLSETAEGATE
- a CDS encoding CAP domain-containing protein, whose translation is MSTHRSRYRSVSLARLSLWLTVSGAGAVCVACGDGSGDGAPRDQSTSDGAGPGSDAAVPRDLGAADDQGGPQCGNGVREGTEACDGADLAGASCANVTTGTPVGQLTCTACALDTTDCRAPTATDMDADDVVDDLDPAPNDPRVCGDSDSDGCDDCSLRERSRPADDGYDPNGDGQCELALDYACMNGANAASDPYRTEACVVFAHINNDRAHFSAEAGGAGPLAWNEDIWEVAVAHSINMCNRGIFAHVIDMKGPSERAADANLGFSLAENISANLDPGAAEYGWMEEPTCSGHRGNNLSPKAFEAAVGYHICDRPPESNYQWRQHHHITADFRRNNTPNSAYCQAAATSCEIPPNPPTTATCPQMLINWNFCLVPSADTLNGWGCPDD